One Nitrospinota bacterium DNA window includes the following coding sequences:
- a CDS encoding RNA-directed DNA polymerase, producing the protein MKRHGNLFEEIVSFRSLLEASRRARRGKRFANPVARFEYNLENELLRLKHDLESMQYRPGPYFEFTIYEPKPRTISAAPFRDRVAQHALCAVIEPIFDRTHIFDSYACRKGKGTHRAVARFTEYARKYPYVLKLDMRKYFPSIDHALLKAAIRRKIKCPKTLWLIDLIIDTSNAQDEAGFHFPGDTLFTPFERRRGIPIGNLASQLFANIYLSVIDHFIKSRFPGSGYIRYMDDMALFGESKDMLWKACREIEPELHGLRLRLKPNAIPSLRFKRGGLMRG; encoded by the coding sequence ATGAAACGGCACGGCAATCTCTTTGAGGAAATTGTTTCCTTCCGTTCCTTGCTGGAGGCCAGCCGCCGGGCGCGGCGCGGAAAGAGGTTCGCCAACCCGGTTGCGCGGTTTGAATACAACCTTGAAAACGAGTTGTTGCGCCTGAAACACGATCTCGAATCCATGCAGTACCGTCCGGGGCCGTATTTCGAGTTCACCATCTATGAGCCGAAGCCGCGCACAATCAGCGCCGCCCCGTTCCGCGACCGGGTGGCGCAACATGCACTGTGCGCGGTGATAGAGCCAATTTTCGACAGGACGCACATTTTTGACAGTTATGCCTGCCGGAAGGGCAAGGGCACACACCGCGCCGTTGCGCGCTTTACCGAATATGCGCGGAAATATCCATATGTTCTGAAACTGGATATGAGGAAGTATTTCCCCTCGATAGACCACGCATTGCTGAAGGCCGCAATACGGCGAAAAATAAAATGCCCCAAAACCCTCTGGCTTATCGACCTTATCATAGACACTTCAAACGCCCAGGACGAGGCTGGTTTTCACTTTCCAGGCGATACGCTCTTTACTCCTTTTGAGAGGCGCAGGGGGATTCCAATCGGAAATCTGGCCAGTCAGCTTTTCGCCAACATTTATTTGAGCGTTATTGACCATTTCATCAAGTCCCGTTTTCCGGGGAGCGGGTACATCCGCTACATGGATGATATGGCGCTTTTCGGCGAATCAAAGGACATGCTCTGGAAAGCGTGCCGCGAGATAGAGCCTGAACTGCATGGGTTGCGGTTGCGTCTGAAACCGAACGCCATCCCGAGCCTTCGCTTTAAAAGGGGAGGATTGATGCGGGGTTAA
- a CDS encoding winged helix-turn-helix domain-containing protein, which produces MARILVIEDERDISGLIRYNLEKEGHHLAVSHNGEEGLAQARVFKPELVVLDLMLPGMQGLDVLRRMKGDDRLKHAPVIIVSAKASETDRIIGLEIGADDYVMKPFSVKELASRVKAVLRRAAAPETGPKLFACKGLAIDFDSVSVKLNGKPVHLSPYEFRILGFLALHPGRAWSREDLLANVWKDDAFVQPRTVDVHIRRLRALIEKDPKKPFYIQTVRGFGYIFGVEP; this is translated from the coding sequence ATGGCGCGCATACTGGTCATAGAGGACGAACGGGACATCAGCGGCCTCATCCGCTACAACCTCGAAAAAGAGGGGCATCACCTGGCGGTCAGCCACAACGGCGAGGAGGGGCTGGCGCAGGCGCGCGTCTTCAAGCCGGAATTGGTGGTGCTCGATCTCATGCTCCCCGGCATGCAGGGGCTGGATGTGCTCCGCCGCATGAAAGGGGACGACCGGTTGAAACATGCGCCGGTCATCATCGTCTCCGCCAAGGCCTCCGAGACGGACCGCATCATCGGCCTCGAAATAGGGGCCGACGACTATGTGATGAAGCCGTTCAGCGTGAAAGAGCTGGCCTCCCGCGTGAAAGCGGTGCTGCGCCGCGCCGCCGCGCCGGAAACCGGCCCGAAGCTGTTCGCCTGCAAGGGACTCGCCATCGATTTCGATTCCGTCAGCGTCAAGCTCAACGGCAAGCCGGTTCACCTCAGCCCTTATGAGTTCAGGATACTCGGCTTTTTGGCGTTGCACCCCGGCCGCGCCTGGTCGCGCGAAGACCTGCTTGCCAACGTCTGGAAGGACGACGCCTTCGTACAGCCCCGCACCGTTGATGTGCATATCCGCCGCCTGCGGGCGCTTATTGAAAAAGACCCTAAAAAACCTTTCTATATCCAGACCGTCCGCGGGTTCGGCTATATCTTCGGCGTGGAGCCATAG
- a CDS encoding PstS family phosphate ABC transporter substrate-binding protein, which produces MKRILKGVAMAVAVAGGIVLTAPAAHAEPVKVDSRYTAYHKAKGIKGNLNSVGSDTLNNLMTFWAEGFKKQYMDVNIQIEGKGSSTAPPALTEGVAQLGPMSRDMKSKETDDFEAKRGFKPTGFKVAVDGLALFVNKDNPVKSLTLMQVDAIFGKSRKRGAAADITSWGQIGLAGQYAGKPIVMFGRNSASGTYGYFKEHALDKGDFKDSVKEQPGSASVVQGVSEDRFAIGYSGIGYVTSGVRAVPLAVKDGDPVYDTSADNVYSGKYPLARYLNVYVAKDPKKGLDPVAKEFLRFVFSREGQEIVIKDGFLPLPYEMAQEMLKQLK; this is translated from the coding sequence ATGAAACGGATTCTGAAAGGTGTCGCGATGGCGGTCGCCGTCGCTGGTGGTATCGTATTGACGGCTCCGGCGGCGCATGCCGAACCGGTGAAGGTGGACAGCCGCTATACGGCCTATCACAAGGCGAAGGGGATCAAGGGAAACCTGAACTCCGTCGGTTCCGACACGCTGAACAACCTGATGACCTTTTGGGCGGAAGGTTTTAAAAAGCAATACATGGATGTGAATATCCAGATCGAAGGCAAAGGTTCCAGCACCGCGCCGCCCGCCCTCACCGAAGGGGTGGCCCAGCTTGGGCCGATGAGCCGCGACATGAAATCGAAGGAGACGGACGATTTTGAAGCCAAGCGCGGGTTCAAGCCGACCGGTTTTAAAGTGGCGGTGGACGGTCTGGCGTTATTCGTGAACAAGGATAACCCGGTCAAGAGCCTCACCCTGATGCAGGTGGACGCCATTTTCGGCAAGTCCCGCAAGCGGGGCGCGGCGGCCGATATCACCTCGTGGGGCCAGATCGGTCTCGCCGGCCAATATGCCGGCAAGCCTATCGTGATGTTCGGCCGCAACAGCGCGTCCGGCACCTACGGCTACTTCAAGGAGCATGCGCTTGATAAAGGCGATTTCAAGGATTCCGTGAAAGAACAGCCCGGCTCCGCCTCGGTGGTGCAAGGGGTGAGCGAAGACCGCTTCGCCATCGGCTACAGCGGCATCGGCTATGTGACCTCCGGCGTGCGCGCTGTGCCGCTGGCGGTGAAGGACGGCGATCCGGTGTATGACACCTCGGCCGATAACGTCTACAGCGGCAAATACCCGCTGGCCCGCTACCTCAACGTCTATGTGGCGAAAGACCCCAAGAAGGGGCTTGACCCGGTGGCGAAGGAGTTCCTCCGCTTTGTGTTTAGCAGGGAAGGGCAGGAGATAGTGATAAAAGACGGCTTCCTGCCGCTGCCGTACGAAATGGCGCAGGAGATGCTCAAGCAGCTTAAGTAA
- a CDS encoding four helix bundle protein has product MGEKEDALTKTYDLMLWLFPHIGKFPRDYRFILGDRMQNCLLDVCGQLIEARFSKEKREILKTANIELEKLRYMVRLCKDLPATAGFRGGLHAADSASLHCGNTLPPLPKLLDFRRYEYAAEAINGIGVYIGGWLKKTGKQ; this is encoded by the coding sequence ATGGGCGAGAAGGAAGACGCGCTAACCAAAACCTATGACCTCATGCTCTGGTTGTTTCCGCATATCGGGAAATTCCCCCGCGATTATCGGTTCATTCTTGGTGACCGGATGCAGAACTGCCTTCTGGATGTCTGCGGTCAACTTATTGAGGCACGATTCAGCAAGGAGAAGCGGGAAATTCTTAAGACCGCCAATATCGAACTTGAAAAGCTTCGCTATATGGTGCGGTTGTGCAAAGACCTCCCCGCTACAGCGGGTTTCCGCGGCGGTTTGCACGCCGCTGATTCCGCTTCGCTCCATTGCGGCAATACTCTTCCGCCGCTCCCTAAGCTTTTGGATTTCAGGCGATACGAGTACGCGGCGGAGGCCATCAACGGCATCGGAGTGTACATCGGCGGCTGGCTGAAGAAAACGGGGAAACAGTAG
- the pstA gene encoding phosphate ABC transporter permease PstA, with protein MEERNEYHRGFWAEGVPFIWISGMAVLALLVIVTGFLGLIFAKGATHFWPAPMAQVSLKGGSSLMGPVMETETVFHAAGTGAATRSLLKIGNRDVYGLDFRWVDDAAVEKRGYPEDAAVLERNEYGDLHGFIQALREGDTAIVRAGLDFYPLLEKKIARAAELKGEIKKAAGEVEHARQPLAKLEVDIRLLEDGPEAGTPEAELKLERLNKEYDALTLKLGDAITVPEQRLAALRTEQDAGAIEVMLAGGQVKKLPLKDVRAFYLPNRMGLFAKAGHYAGKVWDFLWTWPRESNTEGGVFPAIFGTVMMVFIMVLAGAPFGVMAALYMNEYAKPGPFLNLVRLGVNNLAGVPSIVFGIFGLGFFIYFVGGGIDRVFFADKLPEPTYGTGGILWASLTLALLTVPVVVVATLEGLAAVPRANREGALALGSTKWQMLWNVVLPNSMPGILTGVILAISRATGEVAPLMITGVVKLVAELPVDAGWPFLHLDRKFMHLGFHIYDVGFQSPNVEAAKPMVYTTTGLLLVIVVALNLMAIVLRNRLRKTYKGAAL; from the coding sequence ATGGAAGAGCGGAACGAATACCATCGCGGATTCTGGGCCGAAGGGGTGCCGTTCATCTGGATCAGCGGCATGGCCGTGCTGGCGCTGCTGGTGATTGTTACCGGTTTCCTGGGGCTTATTTTCGCCAAGGGGGCCACGCACTTCTGGCCCGCCCCGATGGCGCAGGTTTCGCTGAAAGGCGGCTCCAGCCTGATGGGGCCGGTGATGGAGACCGAGACCGTTTTCCATGCCGCCGGAACCGGCGCCGCCACCCGTTCGCTCCTCAAGATCGGCAACCGCGATGTGTACGGCCTCGATTTCCGCTGGGTGGACGATGCCGCCGTCGAGAAGCGCGGGTATCCCGAAGACGCCGCCGTGCTGGAACGGAACGAATACGGCGATCTGCACGGTTTTATACAAGCGCTGCGGGAGGGGGATACGGCCATCGTGCGCGCCGGGCTGGATTTTTATCCCCTGCTGGAGAAAAAGATCGCTCGCGCCGCGGAGCTTAAGGGGGAAATAAAAAAAGCCGCCGGGGAGGTGGAGCACGCCCGCCAGCCGCTGGCAAAGCTGGAAGTGGACATCCGCCTTCTGGAGGACGGCCCCGAAGCCGGCACCCCCGAGGCGGAACTGAAACTGGAAAGGCTCAACAAGGAATATGACGCGCTGACGCTGAAGCTGGGGGATGCGATCACCGTTCCCGAACAGCGGCTGGCGGCGTTGCGGACGGAGCAGGATGCCGGCGCGATTGAGGTGATGCTTGCCGGCGGACAGGTGAAGAAACTGCCGCTCAAGGATGTGCGCGCCTTTTACCTGCCGAACCGGATGGGTTTGTTCGCCAAGGCGGGGCATTACGCCGGCAAGGTGTGGGATTTTCTCTGGACCTGGCCGCGCGAATCGAACACCGAGGGGGGCGTGTTCCCCGCCATATTCGGCACCGTGATGATGGTGTTTATCATGGTGCTGGCCGGCGCGCCGTTCGGCGTGATGGCGGCCCTGTATATGAACGAATATGCAAAGCCGGGGCCGTTCCTGAATCTCGTCCGGCTGGGGGTGAACAACCTGGCGGGAGTTCCCTCCATCGTCTTCGGCATTTTCGGCCTCGGTTTCTTCATCTACTTCGTCGGCGGCGGCATCGACCGGGTTTTCTTCGCCGATAAGCTGCCGGAGCCGACGTATGGCACCGGCGGCATTCTCTGGGCATCCCTCACGCTGGCGCTGTTGACGGTGCCGGTGGTGGTGGTCGCCACGCTGGAGGGGCTGGCCGCGGTGCCGCGCGCCAACCGCGAGGGGGCGTTGGCGCTGGGCAGCACCAAATGGCAGATGCTGTGGAACGTGGTGCTGCCGAACTCGATGCCGGGGATACTCACCGGCGTTATTCTGGCCATCAGCCGCGCCACCGGCGAGGTGGCCCCGCTGATGATTACCGGCGTGGTGAAGCTGGTGGCCGAGTTGCCGGTGGACGCCGGCTGGCCTTTTTTGCACCTCGACCGCAAGTTCATGCACCTCGGCTTCCACATTTACGATGTCGGTTTCCAAAGCCCCAACGTGGAAGCGGCCAAGCCGATGGTGTATACAACCACCGGCCTGCTGCTCGTCATCGTGGTGGCGCTGAACCTCATGGCGATAGTGCTGCGGAACCGGCTGCGGAAGACCTACAAGGGGGCCGCGCTGTGA
- the phoU gene encoding phosphate signaling complex protein PhoU → MPHYDRHFDKELQTLKESVLRLGGIVEEQVSNAIAALMDHNIELANQTISRDHLVNKTEVEIDEMCIDLLARRQPMGADLRFVTTAIKIVDNLERMGDMAVNISERVLELASEPRLKAYLDIPRMGECCTSMLKNALDAFVTSNTALAQQVRAEDDQVDALTHQIFRELLSYMMEDPHTIARATRIMFIAKYIERIADHSTNIAEMVIYMVEGRIVRHTEPDMPPAK, encoded by the coding sequence ATGCCACACTACGACAGACACTTCGACAAGGAACTGCAGACGCTCAAGGAGAGCGTGCTCCGGCTCGGCGGCATCGTCGAAGAGCAGGTTTCCAACGCCATCGCCGCATTGATGGATCACAACATCGAGTTGGCGAACCAGACCATCAGCCGCGACCACCTGGTGAACAAGACCGAAGTGGAGATCGATGAAATGTGCATCGACCTGTTGGCCCGCCGCCAGCCGATGGGGGCCGACCTCCGCTTCGTCACCACCGCCATCAAGATCGTGGACAACCTCGAGCGGATGGGCGACATGGCGGTCAACATCTCCGAGCGGGTGCTGGAGCTGGCCTCCGAGCCGCGCCTGAAGGCGTACCTGGATATTCCCCGCATGGGCGAGTGCTGCACCTCCATGCTGAAAAACGCGCTGGACGCGTTCGTCACCAGCAACACCGCGCTGGCCCAGCAGGTGCGCGCCGAGGACGACCAGGTGGACGCGCTGACGCACCAGATTTTCCGCGAGCTGCTGTCCTACATGATGGAAGACCCGCACACCATCGCCCGCGCCACCCGCATCATGTTCATCGCCAAGTACATCGAGCGGATCGCCGACCATTCCACCAACATCGCCGAGATGGTGATCTACATGGTCGAGGGGCGCATCGTCCGGCACACCGAGCCGGACATGCCGCCCGCCAAATAG
- the pstB gene encoding phosphate ABC transporter ATP-binding protein, translated as MDIPITAPVDAAGDVAVHVRKLSFYYNQSQQALYDISMDIRRQKVTAFIGPSGCGKSTLLRCLNRMNDVILNTRMEGDILINGSDIYREGVRLEALRKRVGMVFQRSNPFPMTIFDNVAFGPRMRGMKDKATLAGIVERSLKQADLWKEVKDRLGKSALDLSGGQQQRLCIARTLANDPEIILMDEPASALDPISTAKIEETIQVLKEHYTIVIVTHNLQQAARCSDYTAFFYMGKLLEMDVTGRIFQKPSVKDTEDYITGKFG; from the coding sequence ATGGATATACCGATAACCGCGCCGGTTGATGCCGCCGGCGATGTCGCCGTGCATGTGCGCAAGCTGAGCTTTTATTACAACCAGTCCCAGCAGGCGCTGTATGACATCAGCATGGACATCCGCCGCCAGAAGGTGACCGCCTTCATCGGCCCGTCCGGCTGCGGCAAGAGCACGCTGCTGCGCTGCCTCAACCGGATGAACGACGTGATCCTCAACACCCGCATGGAGGGGGACATCCTCATCAACGGTTCGGACATCTACAGGGAAGGAGTCCGGCTGGAGGCCCTGCGGAAGCGCGTCGGCATGGTGTTCCAAAGGAGCAATCCGTTCCCGATGACGATTTTCGACAACGTCGCTTTCGGCCCCCGGATGCGCGGCATGAAGGACAAGGCAACGCTTGCCGGAATCGTGGAGCGCTCGCTCAAGCAGGCCGACCTCTGGAAAGAAGTGAAGGACCGGCTGGGAAAATCGGCGCTCGACCTGTCGGGCGGCCAGCAGCAGCGCCTCTGCATCGCCCGCACGCTGGCCAACGACCCCGAAATAATCCTGATGGACGAACCGGCCAGCGCGCTCGACCCGATCTCCACGGCGAAGATTGAGGAGACCATACAGGTGCTGAAGGAGCATTACACCATCGTGATCGTGACCCATAACCTGCAGCAGGCGGCCCGCTGTTCGGATTACACCGCCTTTTTCTACATGGGAAAGCTGCTTGAGATGGACGTGACGGGCAGGATATTCCAGAAACCTTCCGTGAAAGACACGGAAGACTACATTACCGGCAAATTCGGCTGA
- a CDS encoding SUMF1/EgtB/PvdO family nonheme iron enzyme — protein sequence MKSVWRVFALIVLLLPLLTLSSYAAEKKAAAKEVKKEMKDAVVLMPLRPTKDIPQDEMTQYEAALVKSLSEKYVVYSGQKVLEKVNDVYKKRSAEAKAGKECDETKCLQDVALAFQTKEGYPFVAIANIRKTGGGYSISLTINDVIEEKSVFAEQKPCEGCNEFKVMGLLQTLAGGGAAQPAVEAAATQAAKGAGGNDAEIAFWNSIKDSTNAADFAAYLESYPKGTFAPLAKRRMEKTPAQIAAEKAAADKVAAEKATAEEETKHPGMVFVKQGDGGFYMDKTEVTQEAYERVIGSNPSNFKGCPTCPVELVNWDEAVAYCQNVGKRLPTEKEWEYAASEGGKNVYAGTSNESELGDYAWYDKNSGNKTYPVGGKKPNGLGLYDMSGNVWEWTDSWYDDSKKYRVLRGGSWFASAFYLRAALRFNYDPVIRYNYIGFRCSQY from the coding sequence ATGAAGAGCGTTTGGCGTGTGTTCGCGCTGATTGTGCTTTTGCTGCCGCTGTTGACACTTTCTTCTTACGCGGCGGAGAAAAAGGCGGCGGCAAAGGAAGTGAAAAAGGAAATGAAGGATGCGGTGGTGCTAATGCCGCTGAGGCCGACGAAGGACATTCCGCAGGATGAGATGACGCAGTATGAGGCGGCGCTGGTTAAAAGCCTTTCCGAGAAGTATGTGGTCTACTCCGGCCAGAAGGTTTTGGAAAAGGTGAATGATGTCTACAAGAAGCGTAGCGCCGAAGCGAAGGCGGGCAAAGAGTGCGACGAGACAAAGTGCCTTCAGGATGTGGCGCTGGCGTTCCAGACGAAAGAGGGCTATCCGTTTGTGGCAATCGCTAATATACGGAAGACCGGCGGCGGGTATTCAATTTCCCTTACCATTAATGACGTCATAGAGGAAAAGTCCGTATTTGCCGAGCAGAAACCCTGTGAAGGATGCAATGAGTTTAAAGTGATGGGATTGCTCCAGACGCTTGCGGGCGGCGGGGCCGCCCAGCCTGCCGTGGAAGCGGCGGCTACGCAAGCGGCCAAGGGGGCGGGCGGCAATGATGCGGAGATTGCCTTCTGGAACAGCATTAAGGACAGTACAAATGCGGCTGATTTCGCCGCATATCTGGAATCCTATCCTAAAGGGACATTTGCACCATTGGCGAAGCGGCGGATGGAGAAAACCCCTGCGCAGATTGCTGCTGAGAAAGCGGCTGCGGACAAGGTGGCCGCAGAGAAGGCGACCGCTGAAGAAGAGACGAAGCATCCCGGAATGGTCTTCGTGAAACAGGGGGATGGCGGTTTTTATATGGACAAGACGGAGGTAACGCAGGAGGCGTACGAGCGGGTTATAGGAAGCAACCCCTCGAATTTTAAAGGATGTCCGACTTGCCCGGTGGAACTGGTGAATTGGGATGAAGCGGTAGCCTATTGCCAGAATGTTGGGAAACGTCTGCCGACGGAGAAGGAGTGGGAATACGCGGCGAGCGAAGGTGGGAAGAACGTATATGCCGGGACGAGCAATGAAAGTGAACTGGGCGACTATGCCTGGTACGATAAAAACTCCGGTAATAAGACGTACCCTGTGGGGGGGAAGAAGCCTAATGGCTTGGGGTTGTATGACATGAGCGGTAACGTGTGGGAGTGGACGGATAGTTGGTACGATGACAGCAAGAAGTACCGCGTTCTTCGCGGCGGTTCGTGGTTCGCTAGTGCGTTTTATCTCCGCGCCGCCCTCCGGTTCAACTACGACCCCGTCATTCGGTACAACTATATCGGGTTCCGTTGTTCCCAGTACTAA
- a CDS encoding ABC transporter permease subunit: MSPDKHEKTVLLKDRIARYLITAGGMTVILSVAAIMLFIFFEMLPLFYAPEAEVSSQWAASQRLSPAAGMAVGADEYRETAFRLNETGAVDFLSLKTGEALKSIPNPALAGNKITAASRALKRNWIAFGTADGKAGTTEVRYAADFSGAARAVTHSVRNGEQLYQIDPARRPVRLAAGAVDENGGIGIAAVKDDGALVLLSVGENGDSNIAPADAGGARITALAMRTTGRQLIAGAADGMVYVFDIENGQPRNAENFKASAAAITALGFLNGDEALVIGDEKGDVSEWFPVRHIIAKNGGAEKVALDRAHGVILKPGEEREIIDRNYAGQRGANPDVSFAPVGMRYLKVRGFAPHGAAVAAIAPSPRDKGFVTAAANGLTYHYSTTGKSYPVAALQNGKPLAAFTPKSDGIIALQGDGVLYDYALRAHHPDVTFNTLFSKVWYEGYPGPAHVWQSTGGTDDFEPKFSIWPLIFGTLKGTLYAMVFSVPIALLGALYLSQLAPAGLRNIVKPVIELMAAIPSVVVGFLAGLWLSPLMDRHLMAFFMVLFSLPAAWFAFVAAMWAVPWHKRPDISGRYELLCLLPVLAAGIALGIALAPAVESGVFGGDIKSWLYHAFTLAYDPRNCVVVGFALGFAVIPIIFTISEDALTAVPPSLTSASFALAASRWQTAIHVVLPAASPGIFAAIMLGLGRAVGETMIVLMATGNTPIMDWSIFNGMRAMSAAIAVEMPEAPVGGSLYRILFLVGFILFVFTFAINTLAGLISNRLRRKYSRF, translated from the coding sequence ATGAGTCCGGATAAGCACGAAAAAACGGTTCTGCTGAAAGACCGCATCGCCCGTTATCTGATAACGGCGGGCGGGATGACGGTCATTCTTTCGGTCGCGGCGATCATGCTTTTCATTTTTTTCGAGATGCTGCCCCTGTTTTATGCCCCCGAGGCGGAGGTTTCCTCCCAATGGGCGGCCAGCCAGCGCCTTTCCCCCGCGGCGGGCATGGCCGTCGGCGCCGATGAATACCGCGAGACCGCATTCCGGCTGAACGAGACCGGCGCGGTCGATTTTCTTTCCCTCAAGACGGGCGAAGCGCTGAAAAGCATTCCGAACCCCGCGCTGGCCGGAAACAAAATTACCGCCGCCAGCCGCGCGCTCAAACGCAACTGGATTGCCTTCGGCACCGCCGACGGCAAGGCGGGAACGACCGAAGTGCGCTATGCCGCCGATTTCAGCGGCGCGGCGCGGGCCGTCACCCACAGCGTGCGCAACGGCGAACAGCTTTACCAAATCGATCCCGCGCGGCGTCCGGTGCGCCTTGCCGCGGGCGCGGTGGACGAAAACGGCGGCATCGGCATCGCCGCCGTGAAAGACGACGGCGCGCTGGTTCTGCTGTCCGTGGGCGAAAACGGCGATTCCAACATCGCGCCCGCCGACGCGGGGGGGGCGCGGATCACGGCCCTCGCCATGAGGACCACCGGACGGCAGCTTATCGCCGGCGCGGCCGACGGCATGGTCTACGTCTTCGACATTGAAAACGGGCAGCCGCGCAACGCCGAAAATTTCAAGGCTTCCGCCGCCGCCATTACCGCGCTCGGCTTTTTGAACGGGGACGAAGCGCTGGTTATCGGCGATGAAAAAGGGGATGTATCCGAGTGGTTCCCCGTGCGCCACATCATCGCCAAAAACGGCGGCGCGGAGAAGGTGGCGCTGGATCGCGCGCACGGCGTCATTCTTAAGCCCGGCGAAGAACGGGAAATCATCGACCGCAATTACGCCGGCCAGCGCGGCGCCAATCCGGATGTCTCCTTTGCCCCCGTGGGGATGCGATACCTGAAGGTGCGCGGGTTCGCCCCGCACGGCGCGGCGGTGGCGGCCATCGCCCCCTCGCCGCGCGACAAGGGGTTTGTCACCGCCGCGGCCAATGGCCTGACGTACCACTACTCCACCACCGGGAAAAGCTATCCCGTGGCGGCGTTGCAAAACGGCAAGCCTTTGGCGGCCTTCACGCCGAAATCCGACGGCATTATCGCGCTGCAAGGGGATGGCGTGCTGTACGACTATGCGTTGCGGGCGCATCATCCGGATGTCACGTTCAATACCCTGTTCAGCAAGGTGTGGTACGAAGGGTACCCCGGTCCCGCGCACGTGTGGCAATCCACCGGCGGCACCGACGATTTTGAACCCAAGTTTTCGATCTGGCCCCTTATCTTCGGCACGCTGAAAGGAACGCTCTATGCGATGGTCTTTTCGGTGCCGATCGCGCTGCTGGGGGCGCTCTACCTGTCGCAGCTCGCCCCGGCGGGCCTGCGCAATATCGTAAAGCCGGTCATCGAACTGATGGCGGCGATTCCTTCGGTGGTGGTCGGCTTTCTGGCGGGGCTGTGGCTTTCGCCGTTGATGGATCGTCACCTGATGGCATTTTTCATGGTGCTGTTCTCGCTGCCGGCGGCATGGTTCGCTTTTGTGGCGGCCATGTGGGCCGTGCCGTGGCACAAGCGGCCGGACATCAGCGGGCGCTATGAACTGCTCTGCCTTCTGCCGGTGCTTGCCGCGGGGATCGCGCTCGGCATCGCGCTGGCCCCCGCCGTGGAGTCCGGCGTTTTCGGCGGCGACATTAAAAGCTGGCTCTATCATGCGTTCACGCTGGCATACGATCCGCGCAACTGCGTGGTGGTCGGCTTCGCGCTCGGTTTTGCCGTGATACCGATCATCTTCACCATTTCCGAGGACGCGCTCACGGCTGTGCCGCCGTCGCTCACGTCGGCTTCGTTCGCGCTGGCCGCCTCGCGCTGGCAGACCGCCATCCATGTGGTGCTCCCCGCCGCCAGCCCCGGCATCTTCGCCGCCATCATGCTGGGGCTTGGCCGCGCGGTGGGGGAAACGATGATCGTGCTGATGGCCACCGGCAACACGCCGATCATGGATTGGAGCATTTTCAACGGCATGCGGGCGATGTCGGCCGCCATCGCGGTGGAAATGCCCGAAGCGCCGGTGGGGGGGAGCCTGTACCGCATCCTTTTTCTCGTCGGCTTCATTCTGTTTGTCTTCACCTTCGCCATTAACACGCTGGCCGGGTTGATCAGCAACCGGCTGCGGCGGAAATATTCGAGGTTCTAA